One window from the genome of Cryobacterium sp. GrIS_2_6 encodes:
- a CDS encoding MerR family transcriptional regulator, which produces MDWSIQEIARLASTTSRTLRHYGDLGLLPPSRIGANGYRYYDAAALVRLQRILMLRALGLGLPGIREVLDHETDAARALGAHLAWLRGERDRLDRQIGSVEHTITTLNRKEQLMAENMFDGFDHTEHKEEVERRWGAAAWASGDAWWRGMSAAEKTAWQQRQERLLADWRAAASASGASGGLDPAGAEAQALAQRQFDWLRAIPGTHGGGPGGTGPSKEYLAGLGEMYVADGRFAANYGGPPGAAFVRAALLAYADRNL; this is translated from the coding sequence ATGGACTGGTCGATCCAGGAAATCGCGCGGCTCGCGTCGACGACGAGCCGCACCCTGCGGCACTACGGCGATCTCGGGCTGCTCCCGCCGAGCCGGATCGGTGCCAACGGGTACCGCTACTACGACGCGGCGGCGCTCGTGCGGCTCCAGCGCATCCTGATGCTGCGCGCGCTCGGGCTCGGGCTGCCCGGCATTCGCGAGGTGCTCGACCACGAGACGGATGCCGCCCGCGCCCTCGGCGCGCACCTCGCCTGGCTGCGCGGCGAGCGTGACCGCCTCGATCGCCAGATCGGCTCGGTCGAGCACACCATCACCACCCTGAACAGGAAGGAACAACTCATGGCAGAGAACATGTTCGACGGATTCGATCACACCGAACACAAGGAGGAGGTCGAGCGACGCTGGGGAGCCGCGGCCTGGGCGAGCGGCGACGCCTGGTGGCGCGGGATGAGCGCCGCGGAGAAGACGGCGTGGCAGCAGCGGCAGGAGCGGCTCCTCGCGGACTGGCGTGCGGCGGCCTCAGCCTCCGGAGCCTCCGGCGGCCTCGACCCGGCGGGAGCCGAGGCCCAGGCGCTCGCGCAGCGGCAGTTCGACTGGTTGCGGGCCATCCCGGGCACCCACGGCGGCGGTCCGGGCGGCACAGGCCCCTCGAAGGAGTACCTCGCGGGCCTCGGCGAGATGTATGTCGCCGACGGGCGCTTCGCCGCGAACTACGGCGGCCCGCCCGGGGCGGCCTTCGTCCGCGCGGCCCTCCTGGCCTACGCCGACCGCAACCTCTAG
- a CDS encoding DNA starvation/stationary phase protection protein, with protein MKASAELGGNLQSVLVDLIELHVQGKQAHWSVVGHNFRDLHLQLDEIIDDARIFSDELAERMRALDALPDGRTETVAKDTHLPKFPAGEVDTAETVVMITERLDATVKNIRKVHDAVDEEDPTSADILHGFIEKLEQYAWMVSAENRLPRKATAKSPTRPSGRALTDIAD; from the coding sequence ATGAAGGCATCGGCAGAACTCGGCGGCAACCTCCAGTCCGTCCTCGTCGACCTGATCGAACTCCACGTTCAGGGCAAGCAGGCGCACTGGAGTGTCGTCGGCCACAACTTCCGCGACCTGCACCTGCAGCTCGACGAGATCATCGACGATGCACGCATCTTCTCCGACGAGCTGGCCGAGCGGATGCGCGCACTCGACGCCCTCCCCGACGGACGCACCGAGACGGTCGCCAAGGACACCCACCTGCCGAAGTTCCCGGCGGGCGAGGTCGACACAGCGGAAACCGTCGTCATGATCACGGAACGTCTCGACGCGACGGTGAAGAACATCCGCAAGGTGCACGACGCCGTCGACGAAGAGGACCCGACGAGCGCCGATATCCTGCACGGCTTCATCGAGAAGCTCGAGCAGTACGCCTGGATGGTCAGCGCCGAGAACCGCCTGCCGCGCAAGGCGACCGCCAAGTCGCCGACCCGTCCCTCCGGCCGGGCCCTCACAGACATCGCGGACTGA
- a CDS encoding NAD-dependent malic enzyme: MTGRSLLSDPYRNKGTAFTRAERMRGGITGQLPHVVQTIEQQSGHLYRRFLARPNDLEKRLFLMDVCARNRRLFYYAMSRHLVEFLPIVYAPTVAQAIQQYSDCYAGSDVAYISALDPESIGEALQIYANGRDIRLIVATDGEGILGIGDWGVNGAEILTGKVAVYTAAAGIDPAQILPVFIDVGTDNAGLLADPRYLGNRFPRIRGADYDRFIDDFVQTALGLFPGALLHWEDFGRATAAPILERYRDSICTLNDDIQGTGVTILAALNTSMLISGLTLGDQRVLIFGAGTAGIGIADQIVDELVVTGGQSLAEAEARIYLMDRQGLIVDSLPDLTAGQRRYARSARELAGDAFAPALADPRSLQGVIAAVHPTALIGTSTQFGAFTEAAVREMSAHVERPLICPISNPAELAEATAADVITWTAGAALVSTGCPSASVRFDGVDYEIGQGNNALMYPGICFGAIVARATVLNRAMLLAAAHAIAGMVDVTRPGAAVLPSFRDLPEVSRRVAVAVVTRAVRDGVNGVAIADPEAAVAAATWRPGY, from the coding sequence ATGACCGGGCGTTCCCTGCTCTCCGACCCGTACCGCAACAAGGGCACCGCGTTCACCCGGGCCGAGCGGATGCGCGGCGGCATCACCGGGCAGCTCCCGCACGTCGTGCAGACCATCGAGCAGCAATCGGGCCACCTCTACCGGCGGTTCCTGGCCCGGCCTAACGACCTCGAGAAGCGCCTGTTCCTGATGGACGTCTGCGCGCGCAACCGCCGGCTGTTCTACTACGCGATGTCCCGGCACCTCGTCGAATTCCTGCCGATCGTGTACGCGCCGACCGTCGCCCAGGCGATCCAGCAGTACAGCGACTGCTACGCGGGCAGCGACGTCGCCTACATCTCCGCACTCGATCCCGAGAGCATCGGGGAGGCGCTCCAGATCTACGCCAACGGCCGGGACATCCGCCTGATCGTCGCGACCGACGGCGAGGGCATCCTCGGCATCGGCGACTGGGGCGTCAACGGGGCGGAGATCCTCACGGGCAAGGTCGCCGTGTACACCGCGGCAGCCGGCATCGACCCCGCCCAGATCCTGCCGGTGTTCATCGACGTCGGTACCGACAATGCCGGGCTGCTCGCCGACCCGCGGTACCTCGGGAACCGGTTTCCGCGCATCCGCGGCGCCGATTATGACCGGTTCATCGACGACTTCGTGCAGACGGCCCTCGGGCTGTTCCCTGGCGCGCTGCTGCACTGGGAGGACTTCGGCCGCGCGACGGCGGCGCCGATCCTCGAGCGGTATCGCGACAGCATCTGCACCCTCAACGACGACATCCAGGGCACCGGCGTCACGATCCTCGCCGCCCTGAACACGAGCATGCTGATCTCCGGGTTGACCCTGGGCGACCAGCGCGTGTTGATCTTCGGCGCGGGGACCGCCGGGATCGGCATCGCCGACCAGATCGTCGACGAGCTCGTCGTCACAGGGGGGCAGTCCCTCGCCGAGGCCGAGGCCCGGATCTACCTGATGGACCGGCAGGGGCTCATCGTCGACAGCCTGCCCGACCTCACCGCCGGCCAGCGCCGATACGCCCGGTCAGCACGGGAACTGGCCGGCGATGCGTTCGCGCCCGCGCTCGCCGACCCGCGCTCGCTGCAGGGCGTTATCGCCGCCGTGCACCCGACCGCGCTCATCGGCACCTCGACCCAGTTCGGCGCCTTCACCGAGGCTGCCGTGCGTGAGATGTCCGCCCACGTCGAACGCCCGCTGATCTGCCCGATCTCCAACCCGGCCGAGCTCGCCGAGGCGACCGCGGCCGACGTGATCACCTGGACGGCCGGCGCCGCCCTCGTGAGCACCGGCTGCCCGTCTGCCTCCGTGCGGTTCGACGGGGTCGACTACGAGATCGGCCAGGGCAACAACGCCCTGATGTATCCGGGGATCTGCTTCGGAGCGATCGTCGCCCGGGCGACCGTGCTGAACCGGGCCATGCTCCTCGCCGCCGCGCACGCGATCGCCGGCATGGTCGACGTGACCCGGCCGGGCGCGGCCGTGCTGCCCTCGTTCCGCGACCTGCCAGAGGTGTCGCGCCGCGTCGCCGTCGCCGTGGTCACCCGGGCGGTGCGCGATGGCGTGAACGGCGTCGCCATCGCCGACCCCGAGGCCGCGGTCGCCGCCGCGACCTGGCGCCCCGGCTACTAG
- a CDS encoding NUDIX domain-containing protein has product MATPDFILELRKSIGHAPLWLIGVTAVVVRGDEALLVRRADNGNWSNVAGVVDPGEEPADAAAREILEESGIVAEVDTLVGVFAREPLQYANGDHAQYLDVLFRCRWVSGEPHPADGENTAAAWWPLDALPPLPGTHDERLQLAVTQSGPAHFRRRDTQADTQA; this is encoded by the coding sequence ATGGCCACCCCCGATTTCATCCTCGAACTGCGCAAAAGCATCGGACACGCCCCGCTCTGGCTCATCGGCGTCACCGCGGTCGTCGTGCGCGGCGACGAAGCGCTCCTCGTTCGCCGCGCCGACAACGGCAACTGGTCGAACGTCGCCGGCGTCGTCGACCCCGGCGAAGAGCCCGCGGATGCCGCGGCCCGCGAGATCCTCGAGGAGTCCGGCATCGTCGCCGAGGTCGACACTCTCGTCGGTGTCTTCGCCCGCGAGCCCCTCCAATACGCCAACGGCGATCACGCCCAGTATCTCGACGTGCTCTTCCGCTGCCGGTGGGTGAGCGGCGAGCCGCACCCGGCCGACGGCGAGAATACGGCGGCCGCCTGGTGGCCGCTCGACGCGCTCCCGCCCCTGCCGGGCACTCACGACGAGCGGCTTCAGCTCGCCGTCACCCAGTCCGGGCCCGCGCACTTCCGCCGCCGCGACACCCAGGCCGACACCCAGGCCTAG
- a CDS encoding YitT family protein → MTRRLIQLLIGLFLYGIAIALMVRGAIGVAPWDVLTQGIDGHTHLGFGLLTVILSGVVLLFWIPLRQKPGVGTVINALLVGPSVDVGLWLVPAGLDLWLRALLFAAGVLLLAVATGLYIGAHLGPGPRDGLMTGLHRRTGWPIWIVRTGIEGTVLALGWVLGGNVGIGTVLFAALVGPLCQWTIPRLALPLPAPRTPSPASTLADAR, encoded by the coding sequence ATGACCCGTCGCCTCATTCAGTTGCTTATTGGCCTCTTCCTGTACGGCATCGCGATCGCGCTGATGGTGCGCGGCGCGATCGGCGTCGCGCCCTGGGACGTGCTCACCCAGGGCATCGACGGCCACACCCACCTCGGGTTCGGCCTGCTGACCGTCATCCTGAGCGGCGTCGTGCTGCTGTTCTGGATCCCGCTGCGCCAGAAGCCGGGCGTGGGCACCGTGATCAACGCGCTCCTCGTCGGCCCGTCGGTGGATGTCGGCCTCTGGCTGGTGCCCGCGGGCCTCGACCTGTGGCTGCGCGCGCTGCTCTTCGCGGCAGGCGTGCTGCTGCTCGCCGTCGCGACCGGCCTCTACATCGGGGCGCACCTCGGTCCCGGACCCCGCGACGGCCTGATGACCGGCCTGCACCGGCGCACCGGCTGGCCGATCTGGATCGTGCGCACCGGCATCGAGGGCACCGTGCTCGCACTCGGCTGGGTGCTCGGCGGCAATGTCGGCATCGGCACAGTGCTGTTCGCGGCGCTCGTCGGTCCGCTCTGCCAGTGGACCATCCCCCGCCTCGCGCTGCCGCTCCCGGCGCCTCGGACGCCCTCGCCCGCTTCGACCCTGGCCGACGCGCGCTAG
- a CDS encoding efflux RND transporter permease subunit, whose protein sequence is MHFLAVLSMKNRALIALITIVAAIFGSLALTSLKQELIPSLQLPQLLVSTSYPGASPEVVNDDVSTPIETAIQGIAGLESTSTTSSTNSSLVSATFTYGTDLVKAESRISQAINRIKTRLPDNLDPQVISGSIDDFPVISLAVAGGDQATLADDLKRSVLGDIRDVSGVREAALVGDVGRRVTITADAAALAARGLSTQAIRSALQQNGALIPAGSLTEGDKTLSVQAGGRLTSAADIAALPLLATGAGTAPGADPGTAPAAPPTIGDAATVVLGENPIASISRVNGQPALTIAVTKVPAANTVDVSTAVRAILPKLQDAVPGTTFTVVFDQAPFIQESINALTQEGILGLVFAVLVILVFLLSVRATLVTAISIPTSVLITFIGLQGVGYSLNILTLGALTIAIGRVVDDSIVVIENIKRHLVPGVDRSETIVAAVREVAGAITASTITTVTVFLPIAFVGGSTGELFRPFALTVTIALLASLLVSLTIVPVLAYWFLRAPSPKPANPAKAPKPGKTPKSAKPGTTPETAPVLVTTDAAAFAAADPTGPVTLASESAPGTTVADPDPDPDPDPGVAPAAAPVSAESDRDRAVFGSPLPEPQARAAETAAPVDHLGEFAPEAPTPAAATPATPAAPTATTSRRTRRAASAPAPAIAEEPSRLQAGYLPIIRWTLRHAVATLLLSVLVLSGTVAIIPFMKVNFLGSTGQTTFRVAQALPVGTSLAAQDTAATTVETALRGTPGVKIVQVSIGGGSALAAFAGGAPTTSTVTYSITTDGVAKPDAVQDAVRGKLTALTDAGDFSVTAGGGFGGTSDIAVDITAANGADLQTASDSILAAVKKLDAIKESSSNLAASRPYLAVTIDRTRAAAAGLSELALGTLVSQAMQPSVVGSIVINEANLSVYLTGASSPETTAELAALPIPTLAGPVALSTLATVEQVDGPATLTTTKGLRTATVSATPNNNDLGTANAQMATVLADTTLPTGATATLGGVTKDQTDAFQQLGIALLAAILIVYIVMVATFRSLLQPLLLLVSIPFAATGAIALQVITGIPLGVPSLIGVLMLIGIVVTNAIVLIDLVNQYRRRGLDVREALVNGASRRLRPILMTALATIFALLPMAVGLTGTGGFISQPLALVVIGGLVSSTLLTLIVLPVLYFLVEGGRERRAVHREEKNAARAAAAADAGTNLG, encoded by the coding sequence ATGCATTTTCTCGCCGTGCTGAGCATGAAGAACAGGGCCCTGATCGCCCTGATCACGATCGTCGCCGCCATCTTCGGCAGCCTCGCCCTCACGAGCCTCAAGCAGGAACTCATCCCCTCCCTGCAGCTGCCGCAGTTGCTCGTCTCCACGAGCTACCCCGGCGCCTCGCCCGAGGTCGTCAACGACGACGTCTCGACCCCGATCGAGACCGCGATCCAGGGCATCGCGGGCCTCGAATCCACCTCGACGACGAGCAGCACGAACTCCTCACTCGTCAGCGCCACGTTCACGTACGGCACCGACCTCGTCAAGGCCGAATCCCGCATCAGCCAGGCGATCAACCGCATCAAGACCCGGCTGCCCGACAACCTCGACCCGCAGGTGATCAGCGGCAGCATCGACGACTTCCCGGTCATCTCCCTCGCGGTCGCCGGCGGTGACCAGGCCACCCTCGCCGACGACCTCAAGCGCAGCGTGCTCGGCGACATCCGCGACGTGTCCGGGGTGCGCGAGGCCGCGCTCGTCGGCGACGTCGGCCGCCGGGTCACCATCACAGCGGATGCCGCGGCCCTGGCCGCCCGTGGCCTCAGCACGCAGGCCATCCGTTCGGCGTTGCAGCAGAACGGCGCGCTCATTCCCGCCGGCTCGCTCACCGAGGGCGACAAGACCCTGTCGGTCCAGGCCGGCGGCAGGCTGACCTCGGCCGCGGACATCGCCGCCCTGCCGCTCCTCGCAACCGGCGCCGGCACCGCCCCTGGCGCCGATCCGGGCACTGCCCCCGCCGCCCCGCCCACGATCGGCGACGCCGCCACCGTCGTGCTCGGCGAGAACCCCATCGCGAGCATCTCCCGCGTCAACGGCCAGCCGGCCCTCACGATCGCGGTCACGAAGGTGCCCGCCGCCAACACGGTCGACGTGTCCACGGCCGTCCGCGCGATCCTGCCGAAGCTCCAGGATGCCGTCCCCGGCACGACGTTCACGGTCGTCTTCGACCAGGCGCCCTTCATTCAGGAGTCGATCAACGCGCTCACCCAGGAGGGCATCCTCGGGCTGGTCTTCGCCGTGCTCGTGATCCTCGTCTTCCTGCTCTCGGTGCGCGCCACGCTCGTCACGGCGATCTCGATCCCGACCTCCGTGCTGATCACCTTCATCGGCCTGCAGGGCGTCGGCTACTCGCTCAATATCCTCACCCTCGGTGCCCTCACGATCGCGATCGGCCGTGTCGTCGACGACTCGATCGTCGTGATCGAGAACATCAAGCGCCACCTCGTGCCCGGGGTGGACCGTTCCGAGACCATCGTCGCGGCCGTGCGCGAGGTCGCCGGCGCGATCACCGCGTCGACGATCACGACCGTCACGGTCTTCCTGCCGATCGCCTTCGTCGGCGGGTCCACCGGCGAACTCTTCCGCCCCTTCGCCCTCACCGTCACGATCGCGCTGCTCGCCTCCCTGCTCGTCTCGCTCACGATCGTGCCCGTGCTCGCCTACTGGTTCCTGCGCGCCCCGAGCCCCAAGCCCGCCAATCCCGCCAAGGCGCCGAAGCCCGGCAAGACACCGAAGTCCGCCAAGCCGGGCACGACCCCCGAGACCGCCCCCGTCCTCGTGACAACGGATGCCGCCGCTTTCGCGGCCGCCGACCCGACCGGCCCCGTCACGCTCGCGTCCGAGTCCGCGCCAGGGACGACCGTCGCCGACCCCGACCCCGACCCCGACCCCGACCCCGGCGTCGCCCCCGCCGCCGCGCCGGTTTCGGCGGAATCGGACCGCGACCGCGCCGTTTTCGGCAGCCCGCTCCCAGAACCGCAGGCGCGGGCTGCCGAAACCGCCGCGCCGGTGGACCACCTTGGCGAATTCGCACCTGAGGCACCGACCCCCGCGGCGGCGACCCCGGCGACCCCGGCGGCCCCGACGGCCACCACGTCCCGGCGCACCCGGCGCGCAGCATCCGCCCCGGCCCCCGCGATCGCAGAGGAGCCGAGCCGGCTGCAGGCCGGATACCTGCCGATCATCCGCTGGACGCTCCGGCACGCCGTCGCCACCCTGCTGCTCTCCGTGCTCGTGCTCAGCGGAACGGTCGCGATCATCCCGTTCATGAAGGTCAACTTTCTCGGGTCGACCGGTCAGACCACGTTCCGGGTCGCCCAGGCCCTCCCGGTCGGCACGAGCCTCGCCGCCCAGGACACCGCCGCGACGACGGTCGAAACGGCCCTGCGCGGCACGCCGGGCGTGAAGATCGTCCAGGTGTCGATCGGCGGCGGCAGCGCCCTCGCCGCGTTCGCCGGGGGAGCGCCGACCACGAGCACCGTGACCTACTCGATCACGACAGACGGCGTGGCCAAGCCCGACGCCGTGCAGGACGCCGTCCGCGGCAAGCTCACCGCACTCACTGATGCCGGCGACTTCTCGGTCACGGCCGGCGGCGGCTTCGGCGGCACCTCGGACATCGCCGTCGACATCACCGCGGCCAACGGCGCCGACCTGCAGACAGCAAGCGACAGCATCCTCGCCGCCGTGAAGAAGCTCGACGCGATCAAGGAGAGCTCGAGCAACCTCGCCGCATCCCGACCCTACCTCGCCGTGACGATCGACCGCACGAGGGCCGCCGCCGCCGGACTGAGCGAGCTCGCCCTCGGCACCCTCGTCTCCCAGGCGATGCAGCCGAGCGTCGTCGGGTCGATCGTGATCAACGAGGCGAACCTGTCCGTGTATCTCACCGGGGCCAGCTCGCCGGAAACGACGGCCGAGCTCGCCGCCCTGCCGATCCCGACCCTCGCCGGGCCGGTCGCGCTCAGCACCCTCGCGACCGTCGAACAGGTCGACGGCCCGGCCACCCTCACCACGACGAAGGGCCTGCGCACCGCGACGGTCTCGGCGACGCCGAACAACAACGACCTCGGCACCGCCAACGCCCAGATGGCGACCGTGCTCGCCGACACGACCCTGCCGACCGGCGCGACCGCGACCCTCGGCGGTGTCACGAAGGACCAGACCGACGCGTTCCAGCAGCTCGGCATCGCGCTGCTCGCCGCGATCCTGATCGTGTACATCGTGATGGTCGCGACGTTCCGGTCGCTGCTGCAGCCGTTGCTGCTGCTCGTGTCCATCCCGTTCGCGGCGACGGGGGCCATCGCGCTGCAGGTGATCACCGGCATCCCCCTCGGAGTGCCCTCGCTGATCGGCGTGCTGATGCTGATCGGGATCGTGGTGACGAACGCGATCGTTCTGATCGACCTCGTCAACCAGTACCGGCGGCGGGGGCTCGACGTGCGCGAGGCGCTCGTCAACGGGGCCTCCCGGCGGCTGCGCCCGATCCTGATGACCGCGCTCGCCACGATCTTCGCCCTGCTGCCGATGGCGGTCGGCCTGACCGGCACCGGCGGGTTCATCTCGCAGCCGCTTGCCCTGGTCGTGATCGGCGGCCTGGTCTCCTCGACCCTGCTCACCCTCATCGTGCTTCCGGTGCTGTACTTCCTCGTCGAGGGCGGCCGGGAGCGCCGGGCTGTCCATCGCGAGGAGAAGAATGCAGCGCGCGCCGCCGCGGCGGCCGATGCGGGGACGAACCTCGGGTAA
- a CDS encoding acyl-CoA dehydrogenase, with the protein MNQRNFDSESAPVWLGAPGDREASEQLRVVADEASLVTGDTGRALRLATHLGSRLPDIGEGNTLHLFETLATVSAADPSAARVTDGHLAALSILGQASVEPGHLPGGDADRTRSWGVFAAEARGTRLDATESEQGWRLDGLKPWCSLATSLSNALVTAHTSSNALRLFAVDLAEPGITVLEDTWVGRGLPSITSGPVDFRGVPAVAIRKDDWYFDRPGSAWGGIGVAACWFGGAVGIARRVFRGAQDWPADQIARAHLGAIDVTLSACGGALAAAAASIDDGTATGQAGALLAARVRGLVARSVEEVIARAGHALGPWPLAFEARHSQRVADLELYVRQHHAERDEAALGALLLDGGPVPGGGPSPW; encoded by the coding sequence ATGAACCAGCGAAACTTCGACAGTGAGAGTGCCCCGGTCTGGCTCGGTGCGCCCGGTGATCGCGAGGCGAGTGAGCAACTCCGCGTGGTCGCCGACGAGGCCTCGCTCGTGACCGGCGACACCGGGCGGGCGCTCCGCCTCGCAACGCACCTCGGTTCCCGTCTTCCGGACATCGGGGAGGGCAATACCCTGCACCTCTTCGAGACGCTCGCGACGGTCTCAGCGGCCGACCCGTCGGCGGCGCGCGTCACCGACGGTCATCTCGCCGCCCTCTCGATCCTGGGCCAGGCATCCGTCGAACCGGGACACCTGCCCGGCGGCGACGCGGACCGGACCCGCAGCTGGGGTGTCTTCGCGGCCGAAGCGCGCGGCACCCGCCTCGACGCGACCGAGTCGGAGCAGGGCTGGCGACTCGACGGGCTCAAGCCGTGGTGCTCGCTCGCGACCTCGCTGAGCAATGCCCTCGTCACGGCGCACACCTCGAGTAATGCGCTGCGGCTCTTCGCGGTCGACCTCGCCGAGCCGGGCATCACCGTGCTCGAGGACACCTGGGTCGGCAGGGGACTGCCCTCGATCACGAGCGGTCCCGTTGACTTCCGCGGCGTGCCCGCGGTCGCGATCCGCAAAGACGACTGGTACTTTGACCGGCCGGGCTCCGCCTGGGGCGGGATCGGCGTCGCCGCCTGCTGGTTCGGCGGCGCGGTCGGGATCGCCCGTCGGGTGTTCCGCGGCGCGCAGGACTGGCCGGCGGACCAGATCGCACGTGCGCACCTTGGCGCGATCGACGTGACCCTGAGCGCGTGCGGCGGCGCCCTCGCGGCAGCGGCAGCGTCGATCGACGACGGCACCGCGACCGGCCAGGCCGGGGCACTCCTCGCGGCGCGGGTGCGGGGTCTCGTCGCGCGTTCGGTCGAGGAAGTCATTGCCCGGGCCGGGCATGCGCTCGGCCCGTGGCCGCTCGCCTTCGAGGCCCGTCACTCGCAGCGGGTCGCCGACCTCGAGCTCTATGTGCGCCAACACCACGCCGAACGCGACGAGGCCGCGCTCGGCGCCCTGCTCCTCGACGGCGGTCCGGTTCCCGGCGGCGGTCCCTCGCCCTGGTGA
- a CDS encoding PLP-dependent aminotransferase family protein, whose translation MSDTQLSARALESKLGEWRTGGSAYRGLADRIRLLALDGRLTAGTRLPAERELGVRLGLSRTTVTAAYRELRAAGLLSSVRGSGSVVRLPGSGAGSGAAAGPGSGSASGDTGVLDLSKATMSALGGLADVAARAAEDLSRHLNGPGFDPVGIPELRAAIAERYRVRGLPTDPDQIMVTIGAQHAISLLARVLVSRGDRVLIEQPSYPHAVEALSAAGARLVPVSVTARGGNGSSGWDEPALLQALRGSNPVLGYLMPDFHNPTGQTMPAEQRTRVIEAAARQGTVLIADETMGELSIDRPDDFMPFAAYTQGEPGNAGMNGQGRGSGAGVRATVVTVGSVGKTIWGGLRIGWIRAEPALIRRLVVALTALDMGTPILEQLIVTRMLPEMPAILERRSRELRAGRDHLEALLSARFPKWTVPHVDGGLTAWVNLGRPVSSQLALAARNHGLLVPAGPRFGVDGAFERFLRVPFCHGVFEMERAVDALGLAWGTLLRHPLPDTGYLADVV comes from the coding sequence ATGTCGGACACCCAGCTCAGCGCCCGTGCCCTCGAGTCGAAGCTCGGCGAGTGGCGCACCGGCGGGAGCGCCTACCGGGGGCTCGCCGATCGCATCCGCCTGCTCGCCCTCGACGGCCGCCTGACCGCCGGCACCCGCCTGCCCGCCGAACGCGAGTTGGGCGTGCGCCTCGGGCTGAGCCGCACGACCGTGACGGCCGCCTACCGCGAGCTGCGCGCCGCGGGGCTGCTCTCGAGCGTGCGCGGCTCCGGCAGCGTGGTGCGGCTGCCGGGCTCCGGCGCAGGCTCCGGCGCGGCGGCCGGTCCGGGCTCAGGGAGCGCATCCGGCGACACCGGTGTCCTCGATCTCAGCAAGGCGACGATGTCGGCCCTCGGCGGGCTGGCGGATGTCGCCGCGCGGGCAGCAGAGGACCTCTCGCGCCACCTGAATGGTCCGGGCTTCGATCCGGTCGGCATCCCGGAGTTGCGCGCGGCGATCGCCGAACGCTACCGGGTGCGTGGGCTTCCGACCGACCCGGACCAGATCATGGTGACGATCGGCGCCCAGCACGCGATCTCGCTGCTCGCCCGGGTGCTCGTCAGCCGCGGCGACCGGGTGCTGATCGAACAGCCGAGCTACCCGCACGCGGTTGAGGCGCTCAGCGCGGCCGGGGCGCGGCTCGTGCCGGTGAGCGTGACGGCGCGTGGGGGCAACGGCTCGTCCGGCTGGGACGAGCCCGCTCTGCTCCAGGCCCTCCGTGGCAGCAATCCCGTGCTCGGCTACCTGATGCCCGACTTCCACAATCCGACAGGGCAGACCATGCCCGCCGAGCAGCGGACCCGCGTCATCGAGGCCGCCGCCCGGCAGGGCACGGTCCTCATCGCGGACGAGACCATGGGCGAGCTGAGCATCGACCGGCCCGACGATTTCATGCCGTTCGCGGCATACACGCAGGGCGAGCCGGGAAATGCGGGAATGAACGGCCAGGGACGAGGATCTGGCGCCGGCGTCCGCGCCACGGTCGTCACGGTCGGCTCGGTGGGCAAGACCATCTGGGGCGGCCTGCGCATCGGCTGGATCCGGGCGGAGCCCGCGCTGATCCGCCGGCTGGTTGTCGCGCTCACGGCACTGGACATGGGCACGCCGATCCTCGAGCAACTCATCGTCACCCGGATGCTCCCGGAGATGCCGGCGATTCTCGAGCGTCGCAGCCGCGAGCTCCGGGCCGGGCGCGACCACCTCGAGGCGCTCCTCTCCGCGCGCTTCCCCAAGTGGACCGTGCCGCACGTCGACGGCGGCCTCACGGCGTGGGTCAACCTCGGGCGACCGGTGAGCTCCCAGCTCGCGCTCGCCGCGCGCAACCACGGCCTGCTCGTGCCGGCCGGTCCCCGCTTCGGCGTCGACGGCGCCTTCGAGCGATTCCTGCGGGTCCCGTTCTGCCACGGCGTGTTCGAGATGGAACGCGCTGTGGACGCACTGGGCCTGGCCTGGGGGACGCTGCTGCGGCATCCGCTGCCCGACACCGGGTACCTCGCCGACGTCGTCTGA